One segment of Hippopotamus amphibius kiboko isolate mHipAmp2 chromosome 4, mHipAmp2.hap2, whole genome shotgun sequence DNA contains the following:
- the LOC130851002 gene encoding signal recognition particle 14 kDa protein: MVLLESEQFLTELTRLFQKCRLSGSVFITLKKYDGRTKPIPRKGPVEGFEPSDNKCLLRATDGKKKISTVVSSKEVNKFQMAYSNLLRANMDGLKKRDKKSKSKKSKAAQ, from the coding sequence ATGGTGCTGCTGGAGAGTGAGCAGTTCCTGACGGAGCTGACCAGGCTCTTCCAGAAGTGCCGGTTGTCGGGCAGCGTGTTCATCACCCTGAAGAAGTATGATGGTCGAACTAAACCCATTCCAAGGAAAGGTCCTGTGGAGGGCTTTGAGCCCTCAGACAACAAGTGTCTGTTAAGAGCTACTGATGGGAAGAAGAAGATCAGCACTGTGGTGAGCTCCAAGGAAGTGAATAAGTTTCAAATGGCTTATTCAAACCTACTGAGAGCTAACATGGATGGCCTGAAGAAGAGGGACAAAAAGAGCAAGAGTAAGAAGAGCAAAGCAGCGCAGTGA